Proteins encoded within one genomic window of Brachybacterium avium:
- a CDS encoding tRNA (adenine-N1)-methyltransferase: MTDQPQPAADTGAPGPAPRAPRRGLDRTGPFALGDKVQLADAKNRLHTITLKPGGEFHSHRGVLRHDQLIGAEDGVVVENSHGIVYQALRPLYADYMLSMPRGAAIIYPKDSAQILMWGDIFPGARVLEAGVGSGGLTTALLRAVGPEGAVHSIERREDFAEVARENVETFFGGPHPSWELSVGDFQELAPTLSPGEPAVDRVVLDMLAPWECVDAAAEVLVSGGVYLAYVATVTQLSRTAEALRDHGEFTEPYAWESFVRPWHLEGLAVRPEHRMNAHTGFLLTARRTAHGTPALRRATRPAPGSRLEEELNHPDNEGFGGSEGEWGAQDLGERGVAPRKLKRALRDLRQGRDR, encoded by the coding sequence ATGACAGATCAGCCGCAGCCCGCTGCCGACACCGGGGCGCCGGGGCCCGCGCCCCGCGCACCCCGCCGCGGCCTGGATCGCACCGGCCCCTTCGCCCTCGGCGACAAGGTCCAGCTCGCCGACGCCAAGAACCGCCTGCACACCATCACCCTCAAGCCCGGCGGCGAGTTCCACTCGCACCGCGGGGTGCTGCGCCACGACCAGCTGATCGGTGCCGAGGACGGCGTGGTGGTCGAGAACTCCCACGGCATCGTCTACCAGGCGCTGCGCCCGCTCTACGCCGACTACATGCTGTCGATGCCGCGCGGCGCGGCGATCATCTATCCCAAGGACTCCGCACAGATCCTGATGTGGGGCGATATCTTCCCCGGGGCCCGGGTGCTCGAGGCCGGCGTCGGCTCCGGCGGCCTGACCACCGCGCTGCTGCGCGCCGTCGGCCCCGAGGGTGCGGTGCACTCCATCGAGCGGCGCGAGGACTTCGCCGAGGTGGCCCGGGAGAACGTCGAGACCTTCTTCGGCGGTCCGCACCCCTCCTGGGAGCTGTCCGTCGGCGACTTCCAGGAGCTCGCACCCACGCTCTCGCCCGGGGAGCCCGCCGTGGACCGCGTGGTGCTGGACATGCTCGCCCCCTGGGAGTGCGTGGATGCCGCTGCGGAGGTGCTGGTCTCCGGCGGGGTGTACCTGGCGTATGTCGCGACCGTCACCCAGCTCTCGCGGACGGCTGAGGCGCTGCGCGATCATGGTGAGTTCACCGAGCCCTACGCCTGGGAGTCCTTCGTGCGTCCCTGGCATCTCGAGGGCCTCGCCGTCCGTCCCGAGCACCGCATGAACGCGCACACGGGATTCCTGCTCACCGCCCGCCGCACCGCCCATGGCACCCCGGCGCTGCGCCGTGCCACGAGGCCGGCGCCCGGCTCACGCCTGGAGGAGGAGCTGAACCATCCCGACAACGAGGGATTCGGTGGCTCCGAGGGAGAGTGGGGCGCGCAGGATCTGGGGGAGCGGGGAGTCGCGCCGCGCAAGCTCAAGCGCGCGCTGCGCGACCTCCGACAGGGCCGCGATCGCTGA
- the arc gene encoding proteasome ATPase, with the protein MKTYAEMTAELEQLAGHNDRLTAGLRSARAQIVELKNDLERVGDPPNSYATFLRRCEGTTIDVLHHGRRLRVSTAASLDLEALAPGAELRLNEALAAVEAVAPSDAGNVVPVVEELADSRLLVAVAPDDTRVLRRAGTLTDEELHAGDHVLVDLKSQLVLERIDRAEITDLVLEQVPEVSFDQIGGLGEQIEAIRDAVELPFLQQDLYRTYGLRPPQGVLLYGPPGCGKTMIAKAVAHELVLRSAEVRGVSVAEALENSAFLNVKGPELLNKYVGETERSIRLVFERAREKAAADHPVVIFFDEMEALFRTRGTGMSSDVETTIVPQLLAEIDGVEGLDNVIVIGASNREDMIDPAILRPGRLDVKIRVRRPNARAGREILGLYLDDSVPMREDREQLLDLAAREIYDEGPASAFVRVEYSDGGQDTLHFRDFVSGATLRNIVDRAKKMAVKDQLATGEVGVASRHLREAITAEFVENEDMPSAAHPEDWARVTGLPGGGRRRVEAIVPLQGRTRTTAAEEEVSA; encoded by the coding sequence ATGAAGACCTACGCCGAGATGACCGCGGAGCTCGAGCAGCTCGCGGGCCACAACGACCGCCTGACGGCAGGGCTGCGCTCCGCCCGGGCGCAGATCGTCGAGCTCAAGAACGACCTCGAGCGGGTCGGTGACCCGCCGAACTCGTACGCGACCTTCCTGCGCCGCTGCGAGGGCACCACCATCGACGTGCTCCACCACGGCCGCCGGCTGCGGGTGTCGACCGCCGCGTCCCTGGACCTGGAGGCGCTGGCCCCGGGCGCCGAGCTGCGCCTGAACGAGGCCCTGGCCGCCGTGGAGGCTGTGGCCCCGAGCGACGCCGGCAACGTGGTGCCGGTGGTCGAGGAGCTGGCCGACTCGCGACTGCTGGTGGCCGTCGCCCCCGACGACACCCGCGTGCTGCGCCGGGCGGGCACCCTCACCGACGAGGAGCTCCACGCCGGCGACCACGTGCTGGTGGATCTGAAGTCCCAGCTGGTGCTCGAGCGCATCGACCGCGCCGAGATCACCGATCTCGTCCTCGAACAGGTCCCGGAGGTCTCCTTCGACCAGATCGGGGGGCTGGGCGAGCAGATCGAGGCGATCCGCGACGCCGTCGAGCTGCCGTTCCTGCAGCAGGATCTCTACCGCACCTACGGCCTGCGCCCGCCGCAGGGCGTGCTGCTGTATGGGCCGCCCGGCTGCGGCAAGACCATGATCGCCAAAGCTGTTGCCCATGAGCTCGTCCTGCGCAGCGCCGAGGTGCGCGGGGTGAGCGTGGCCGAGGCGCTGGAGAACTCCGCCTTCCTCAACGTCAAGGGCCCCGAGCTGCTGAACAAGTACGTCGGCGAGACCGAGCGGTCGATCCGCCTGGTGTTCGAGCGTGCCCGGGAGAAGGCCGCGGCCGACCACCCGGTGGTGATCTTCTTCGACGAGATGGAGGCGCTGTTCCGTACCCGCGGCACCGGTATGTCCAGCGACGTCGAGACCACGATCGTGCCCCAGCTGCTGGCCGAGATCGACGGTGTCGAAGGGCTGGACAACGTCATCGTCATCGGTGCCTCCAACCGTGAGGACATGATCGACCCCGCGATCCTGCGGCCGGGCCGGCTCGACGTGAAGATCCGGGTGCGCCGCCCCAACGCCCGGGCCGGACGGGAGATCCTCGGCCTGTACCTCGATGACTCCGTCCCGATGCGCGAGGACCGGGAGCAGCTGCTGGACCTCGCCGCCCGCGAGATCTACGACGAGGGCCCGGCCTCGGCCTTCGTGCGGGTCGAGTACTCCGACGGCGGGCAGGACACCCTCCACTTCCGTGATTTCGTCTCCGGCGCCACCCTGCGCAACATTGTGGACCGGGCGAAGAAGATGGCGGTGAAGGATCAGCTGGCCACCGGTGAGGTCGGCGTGGCCTCCCGGCACCTGCGCGAGGCGATCACCGCGGAGTTCGTCGAGAACGAGGACATGCCCTCGGCCGCGCATCCCGAGGACTGGGCCCGGGTGACCGGACTGCCCGGTGGCGGCAGGCGCCGCGTCGAGGCGATCGTGCCGCTGCAGGGACGCACCCGGACCACCGCTGCCGAGGAGGAGGTCTCCGCATGA